In Lagopus muta isolate bLagMut1 chromosome 29, bLagMut1 primary, whole genome shotgun sequence, one genomic interval encodes:
- the LOC125685776 gene encoding feather keratin 1 isoform X16 produces MTCGVHLHPTAMSCFDLCRPCGPTPLANSCNEPCVRQCQDSRVVIQPSPVVVTLPGPILSSFPQNTAVGSSTSAAVGSILSEEGVPISSGGFGLSGLGSRFSSRRCLP; encoded by the coding sequence GtccacctccatcccacagccatgtcctgcttCGATCTGTGCCGTCCCTGTGGCCCGACCCCGCTGGCCaacagctgcaacgagccctgtgtGCGCCAGTGCCAGGACTCCCGGGTGGTGATCCAGCCCTCTCCCGTCGTGGTcaccctgcccggacccatcctcagctccttcccccagaacaccGCTGTGGGCTCCAGCACCtccgctgctgttggcagcatcctgAGTGAGGAGGGCGTGCCCATCTCCTCCGGTGGCTTTGGCCTCTCTGGCCTGGGCAGCCGCTTCTCTAGCAGGAGGTGCCTGCCTTAA
- the LOC125685776 gene encoding feather keratin 1 isoform X1 codes for MTCGVHLHPTAMSCFDLCRPCGPTPLANSCNEPCVRQCQDSRVVIQPSPVVVTLPGPILSSFPQNTAVGSSTSAAVGSILSQEGVPISSGGFGLSGLGSRFSSRRYLPC; via the coding sequence GtccacctccatcccacagccatgtcctgcttCGATCTGTGCCGTCCCTGTGGCCCGACCCCGCTGGCCaacagctgcaacgagccctgtgtGCGCCAGTGCCAGGACTCCCGGGTGGTGATCCAGCCCTCTCCCGTCGTGGTcaccctgcccggacccatcctcagctccttcccccagaacaccGCTGTGGGCTCCAGCACCtccgctgctgttggcagcatcctgAGCCAGGAGGGAGTTCCCATCTCCTCCGGTGGCTTTGGCCTCTCTGGCCTGGGCAGCCGCTTCTCTAGCAGGAGGTACCTGCCCTGCTAA
- the LOC125685776 gene encoding feather keratin 4 isoform X2 — protein sequence MTCGVHLHPTAMSCFDLCRPCGPTPLANSCNEPCVRQCQDSRVVIQPSPVVVTLPGPILSSFPQNTAVGSSTSAAVGSILSEEGVPISSGGFGLSGLGSRFSSRRCLPY from the coding sequence GtccacctccatcccacagccatgtcctgcttCGATCTGTGCCGTCCCTGTGGCCCGACCCCGCTGGCCaacagctgcaacgagccctgtgtGCGCCAGTGCCAGGACTCCCGGGTGGTGATCCAGCCCTCTCCCGTCGTGGTCACCCTGCCtggacccatcctcagctccttcccccagaacaccGCTGTGGGCTCCAGCACCTCCGCTGCTGTAGGCAGCATCCTGAGTGAGGAGGGCGTGCCCATCTCCTCTGGTGGCTTTGGCCTCTCTGGCCTGGGCAGCCGCTTCTCTAGCAGGAGGTGCCTGCCCTACTAA
- the LOC125685782 gene encoding feather keratin 4 → MSCYDLCRPCGPTPLANSCNEPCVRQCQDSRVVIQPSPVVVTLPGPILSSFPQNTAVGSSASAAVGSILSEEGVPISSGGFGLSGLGSRFSSRRCLPY, encoded by the coding sequence atgtcctgctaCGATCTGTGCCGTCCCTGTGGCCCGACCCCGCTGGCCaacagctgcaacgagccctgtgtGCGCCAGTGCCAGGACTCCCGGGTGGTGATCCAGCCCTCTCCCGTCGTGGTcaccctgcccggacccatcctcagctccttcccccagaacaccGCTGTGGGAtcttcagcatctgctgctgttggcagcatcctgAGTGAGGAGGGCGTGCCCATCTCCTCCGGTGGCTTTGGCCTCTCTGGCCTGGGCAGCCGCTTCTCTAGCAGGAGATGCCTGCCCTATTAA
- the LOC125685628 gene encoding feather keratin 4 translates to MPRFLGEFTNHGGFRIYLRPREMSCYDLCAPTPCGPTPLANSCNEPCVRQCQDSTVVIQPSPVVVTLPGPILSSFPQNTTVGSSASAAVGSALSAGGVPISSGSSLGFGSFGYPSLGSGYSRPYRRYNTYRSGFNGPC, encoded by the exons ATGCCCCGATTCCTGGGTGAGTTTACTAACCACGGAGGCTTCAGG atTTACCTCCGGCCCAGAGAAATGTCCTGCTATGACCTGTGTGCTCCCACTCCCTGTGGCCCAACCCCACTGGCCaacagctgcaacgagccctgtgtgcgccagtgccaggactccacaGTGgtcatccagccctctcccgtCGTGGTcaccctgcccggacccatcctcagctccttcccccagaacacTACTGTGGGATcctcagcatctgctgctgttgGGAGTGCTCTCAGTGCAGGAGGAGTGCCCATTTCCTCCGGCAGCTCCTTGGGATTTGGGAGCTTTGGTTATCCCAGTCTGGGCAGCGGGTACAGCAGGCCCTACCGCCGCTACAACACCTACCGCAGCGGCTTCAATGGGCCATGCTAG